A window of the Cynocephalus volans isolate mCynVol1 chromosome 10, mCynVol1.pri, whole genome shotgun sequence genome harbors these coding sequences:
- the LOC134387646 gene encoding olfactory receptor 7A10-like, with product MYLVTLFGNLLIILAIISDPHLHMPMYFFLSNLSFVDICFTSTTIPKMLVNIQTQSKVITYTGCITQMYFFIHFVGLDNFLLTVMAYDRFVAICQPLHYMVIMNPRLCVLLVLVSWIMIVSLFYGTSLGVYLGSATTHNSHSSATASVMYTVVTPMLNPFIYSLRNKDIKSTLKEFWGQKLERSQLSCC from the exons ATGTACCTGGTGACCTTGTTCGGAAACTTGCTCATCATCCTGGCCATCATCTCAGACCCCCACCTCCACAtgcccatgtacttcttcctctccaacctgTCATTTGTGGACATCTGTTTCACCTCCACCACAATCCCAAAGATGCTGGTGAATATACAGACACAGAGCAAAGTCATAACTTACACAGGCTGCATCACCCAGATGTACTTTTTCATACACTTTGTTGGATTGGACAACTTCCTCCTGACTGTGATGGCTTATGACCGGTTTGTGGCCATCTGTCAACCCCTGCACTACATGGTCATCATGAACCCCCGGCTCTGTGTTTTGCTGGTTCTTGTGTCCTGGATCATGA TTGTCTCCTTATTTTATGGCACAAGCCTAGGTGTGTACCTTGGTTCTGCTACTACACACAACTCACACTCAAGCGCAACAGCCTCGGTGATGTACACTGTGGTCACACCCATGctgaaccccttcatctacagtctgaggaataaagacataaaaagtaCACTGAAGGAATTTTGGGGACAGAAACTAGAAAGGAGCCAGTTGTCCTGTTGCTAA